Part of the Tistrella mobilis genome is shown below.
AAATCCAGGTCGATTTCGGAATAGCGGGTCTTCGAGCTGACGCTCACCATGTCGTTGATCCGATGGTCGAAACTGTAGCCGATGGCGCGCTGGGTGCGGTCATAGCTGTCGAAAGCCGGATCGCCGACATTGTCGTCGCGGCCGAGCCCGCCCTTCCAGGCATCCGGCGCCAGTTCCTGCGGATAGGTGGAGTTGAAATAGCCGCCCTTCGGATCGGTCTGATAAAAGCCCTGAAGGGTGAGCTGCGTCTCCGCATCGGGCTGCCAGCGCAGCTGGGGCGCGATGGACAGCCGCTCCTCCTCGACGTCGTCATAGCGGGTGTCGGCCCGCCGGCCCATGGCGGCGATGCCGTATTGCCACTGCCCCTCGGCATCGATCCGGCCCTGGCTGGCGATGCCGCCCTGCAGCCGGCCATGGCTGCCGCCCTCGATCCGGGCCTCACCCGATGCGGTGGCAGAGGGGCTGCGGCTCAGCTGATTGACCAGCCCGCCCGGGCTGGTCTGGCCATAGAGCACCGCCGAGGGCCCCTTGAGCACATCGATCCGGTCGAGCAGGAAGGGATCGATCGAGGGCAGCGCAAAGGCCTGGCCGCGGGGCAGGCGCAGCCCGTCGAGGAAGTCGACGATCCGGGTCGAGGTGCCGAAACCGCCGAAACCGCGCAGGAACAGGCTGTCATAGCGACCGGTGGCATCGGGGGTGGACAACACCCCGGCGCTATAGGTCAGCGCATCCTTGACCGTGCGCGCATTCTGGTCGTCGAGCTGCCGGCGGGTGACGGTGCTGATCGATTGCGGGGTCTCCAGCACGGGGGTGCCGGTCTTGGTGGCGCTGGTGGCGACCGGCGCCAGATAGGCATCGGCCGTGGTCGCCGCCGGTGCCTCGCCTTCGATCTGGAGCGAGGGCAGCGTGGTCGCCGTCTCGTCGGCCACCGCACCCATCGGTGCCAGCACGGCCGCTGCGGCGATCACCCCGGCGCCACCCCGTCTTGAGAACACCCCCGTCATGCCTCCGTCCTTCCCCGTCTCCGTCGCCCGCCCGGGCGGATCTGCCCCCGAGCGGATCTGTCAATCAATGCGAATGCGCATCATTCGCGATAACCGCAGCTATAAAACAAACGGGACGGTCCCGTCCAGTTAATTGATGCCGCGTTCGGAACTGGTCGGGATCGGTCCGGGTGAGGTACAACTGTCCCGTCCGACCCAGGGTGGTTTCGCCGCCCCGGTCATGCGGACCAGCCCCGGCGCGACCCGCAGGCAGACCGGGGCAGACGCAGACACGGGCGGGAGATGAGGATGACATCGGGACGATGACCAGCGCAGCGCCGCAGCAGCAGGCGGGCCAGCCGGATCGGAACCGGCCCCGCCGGGGCCGGCCGTCGAAGGAGGATGCGGCCGAAACCTCGGGCCGGATCATCGAGACGGCGGCGCAGCTTTTTGCCGCGCAGGGTTTCGCCGCGACCTCGATCGAACAGGTCGCGGCTGCGTGCAGCGCCGGCAAGGACACGATCTACCGGCGCTTCCCGTCGAAAATGGCGCTGTTCGAAGCGGTGGTCGACAGCCTGCGGACCCGGACGCTGGCACGGCTGGAGCAGGAAATCCGCTCGGCCGGCGGCGCAGGCGACGCGCTGGCACGGCTGAAGCGCATCGCCCGCTGGTTTCTGGACGTCAACCT
Proteins encoded:
- a CDS encoding TetR/AcrR family transcriptional regulator, yielding MTSAAPQQQAGQPDRNRPRRGRPSKEDAAETSGRIIETAAQLFAAQGFAATSIEQVAAACSAGKDTIYRRFPSKMALFEAVVDSLRTRTLARLEQEIRSAGGAGDALARLKRIARWFLDVNLDPEMIAFNRIALSEAVVFGDGRHDQWETDPILDRLVALVQEAQGAGALATGDARMIATHLLHAIVFGPATDAMMGRTGWSTPAARDRFFDQAWTLFLRGAGS